A genomic window from Camelina sativa cultivar DH55 chromosome 2, Cs, whole genome shotgun sequence includes:
- the LOC104733170 gene encoding FBD-associated F-box protein At5g56380-like, translating into MDIISHLPDDVLLKILACLRTKDVMRTMLLSKRFKSLWMYVPKLEYDDTTHFPRPRYDYRIFRQFVDRSLMSFKGQVLQSLYLRLGRGFTGGDVAIWVRSALKRGLVELKLEYSYDYNPRPQIFPTSLYTTCETLVVLQLVDIDLNVPDLVCLRSLKSLSLKYANYSDPHSLVRLLLNCPVLEDLFILKGPHTNGLIFKIVVPSLKSLSLDYLGMKELELVAPSLRYLHILDRSPGLLVSKGFNFSQVVKANFDIILSGPEKLLHSLASVEHLRLCLSASEVEYPVGICFHRLKHLEVCTCKSEWFDLFMHLLEDSPTLKVIKINQCHPAAKVRPYWNQPSSVPRFMSSNLEILEWIKYEGVQEEQELATYILKTAVCLKKASFIAKSNDDKTKLQMLQELSLSRRASSTCELLFS; encoded by the exons ATGGATATAATCAGTCACTTACCTGACGATGTCCTATTGAAGATTTTGGCATGCCTTCGGACAAAAGATGTTATGCGAACTATGCTTTTGTCCAAACGCTTCAAGTCTCTCTGGATGTATGTACCAAAACTTGAATATGATGATACCACTCACTTTCCTAGACCTCGGTATGATTATAGAATATTTCGGCAGTTTGTGGACAGATCTTTGATGTCATTCAAAGGTCAGGTTCTTCAAAGTCTGTATCTCAGACTAGGTAGAGGGTTCACAGGTGGAGATGTTGCGATTTGGGTTAGAAGCGCGTTGAAACGTGGTCTAGTTGAGCTGAAACTCGAATATTCGTACGATTACAATCCCAGGCCTCAAATTTTTCCAACAAGTCTATATACAACATGTGAAACGCTTGTGGTTTTACAACTTGTAGATATTGATTTGAATGTTCCTGACCTTGTTTGTCTAAGGTCTCTCAAATCTTTATCCCTCAAATATGCGAATTACTCTGACCCGCATTCTTTAGTTAGACTTTTGCTCAattgtcctgttcttgaagacttgTTCATACTAAAAGGACCTCATACCAATGGTCTGATTTTCAAGATTGTAGTGCCTTCCTTGAAGAGTTTATCTTTAGATTATCTTGGAATGAAAGAACTTGAGCTAGTTGCACCTTCTTTGAGATACCTGCACATTTTAGATCGTTCGCCTGGCCTTTTAGTTAGCAAGGGTTTTAACTTCAGTCAGGTGGTTAAGGCCAATTTTGATATTATTCTTAGCGGACCCGAGAAGCTTCTGCATTCTCTTGCTTCAGTCGAGCATCTTCGTTTATGTTTATCAGCTTCAGAG GTTGAGTATCCTGTTGGTATTTGCTTCCATAGACTCAAACATTTGGAGGTATGTACATGCAAATCAGAGTGGTTCGATTTGTTCATGCATCTGCTCGAAGATTCACCTACCTTAAAGGTTATCAAAATCAATCAG TGTCATCCCGCTGCTAAGGTGCGGCCTTATTGGAATCAACCGAGCTCTGTTCCAAGATTTATGTCCTCTAATCTTGAAATTTTGGAGTGGATCAAATACGAAGGAGTGCAAGAAGAGCAAGAGCTTGCGACATATATCTTGAAAACCGCGGTTTGTCTAAAGAAAGCGAGTTTCATCGCTAAATCCAATGATGACAAGACGAAACTGCAGATGCTTCAGGAGTTATCCTTGTCGCGAAGGGCCTCATCCACGTGTGAGCTTCTATTCAGCTGA
- the LOC104755652 gene encoding FBD-associated F-box protein At5g56370-like has product MDRISLLPDECLLQILSSLTTKNVLQTSLLSKRWRNLWKFVHKLEYIYCDENVDHGRFMRFVDRSLLVNKAPVLERLCFMFFGHRNDFDIGFWVRTAVERGLSDFEYFPPLFNNEAKSLPQSLFTCGTLVVLKLTNVSLKDVKFPVSFPVLKTLHLCWVIYLDNESTKKFLSSCQILEVLVVERHYKDNVENFSITVPSLQKLVYSNRASSKGLFALNAPSLKTLEIFDVDYECIIEKFPEIVVANVEVIYWNTDNILGSLTSLKHLSLCLPSKSRFPTGKIFHQLVSLEFCCTCDTTWALLMSLFKHSPKLRALKLNERHCCKDTKEAKYYWDEPISVPENLMLGLETLEWRNYRGWYSERKLVTFLLEHSRGLKRASFTPVATTLKKKSRMLKQSGVLFRDSTCQFFFG; this is encoded by the exons ATGGACAGGATCAGTTTGTTGCCCGATGAGTGTCTGTTGCAGATACTTTCATCACTTACCACAAAAAATGTCTTGCAGACAAGTTTATTGTCGAAACGATGGCGGAATCTTTGGAAGTTTGTTCATAAACTCGAGTACATTTATTGTGATGAGAATGTTGATCATGGGAGATTTATGCGGTTTGTGGACAGGTCTTTGCTAGTAAACAAGGCTCCAGTCTTAGAGAGgttgtgttttatgttttttggcCACCGCAATGACTTTGATATCGGATTTTGGGTTAGAACTGCAGTGGAACGAGGTTTAAGTGATTTCGAGTATTTTCCTCCCCTTTTTAATAATGAGGCTAAAAGTTTACCACAAAGCTTGTTTACCTGCGGAACACTTGTGGTACTTAAACTCACCAATGTATCACTTAAGGATGTTAAATTCCCGGTTAGTTTCCCGGTCCTCAAAACATTGCACCTTTGTTGGGTGATTTACTTAGACAATGAGTCCACTAAGAAGTTTTTATCAAGCTGCCAAATTCTTGAAGTCTTGGTCGTGGAGCGACATTATAAAGACAATGTAGAAAACTTTTCTATTACGGTGCCTTCACTACAAAAGTTAGTATATTCTAATAGAGCTTCTAGTAAAGGTTTGTTTGCGTTGAACGCTCCTTCTTTGAAGACCTTGGAGATTTTTGATGTCGATTACGAGTGTATTATTGAGAAATTCCCTGAGATCGTGGTTGCAAATGTGGAGGTTATCTATTGGAACACCGACAATATCCTCGGTTCTCTTACATCACTCAAACACCTCTCTCTATGTTTACCCTCAAAG TCGCGGTTTCCTACTGGCAAAATATTCCATCAGCTCGTAAGCTTAGAGTTTTGTTGCACATGTGATACAACATGGGCTCTACTCATGTCTCTTTTCAAACATTCTCCAAAACTACGAGCTCTCAAACTCAATGAG AGACATTGCTGCAAAGATACTAAAGAAGCGAAATATTATTGGGATGAGCCAATATCTGTTCCTGAAAACTTGATGCTCGGACTTGAAACACTGGAGTGGAGAAACTACAGAGGATGGTATTCAGAGAGAAAACTCGTGACGTTTCTATTGGAACATTCAAGGGGTTTAAAGAGAGCGAGTTTCACACCGGTAGCCACcactttgaagaagaaatctCGGATGCTCAAACAGTCGGGAGTTTTGTTTAGAGATTCAACATGTCAGTTTTTCTTTGGCTGA